GTGTTCATTATTGCCTTGGATACATTCActttatttacattgttttgaATATAAATGTAATTTCTTACACTATTTGCAGCTTATCTGGTAAAGATGGACAGTATTCTTTCAAAGCTTTTCGCCTCCGAGACAGAAGAGTTGTATGTTTTGGACTGCCTGGCATACTTCATGATTTTCATGGCTGCTTGTACCTTCATAACTTTACTCTTTGAGAACGTCCCCTATGGCAGATACGCAACAAGCAGATATGGATTCCCCGTCAACGTCAAATTCGCCTGGTTCGTGCAGGAACTACCTGCTTTTCTGGTGCCACTGTGCCTTGTGCTGTGGACTTCTGCTGCGAAAACCACTCATCTTCCCAATCAGTTACTGCTGGTCATGTACTTCTGCCACTATGTGCAAAGGTAAGACCCAATGGTTAGAAGATTGTACTTCACATGCATACAAAGTACTGTGTTACTTTGACAAACACTAACTGTCATATCTTCTAGgtcagtggttctcaaactttttgttggttactgtaccaccaagtaCAGTTTGCTCTGCCCAGAGTACCCCCTCATATGCAATTGAATTCTCAATTGTAAAAACACATTGCTAAATTATGTGCCAACGTTGTAACTGGAATGCAGTGCATTCCCAGCCATGAGACACATGCATCCTAGACAACAGGTGGTGAAATTATTCATCGgttgtatttattttcttctaGATCTCTCATCTATCCATTTTTAATTCGTGGGGGGAAATCTACACCATTTGCATCGTTCGCCTTGGCCTTTGTGTTCTGCATCTATAATGGCTACATGCAGGTCAGATACCTGAGCCACTATGCAGAATACTCTGCTGATTGGGTTACCAGCCCTTGCTTTATCACAGGTAAGAGACATGGC
This genomic interval from Salmo salar chromosome ssa27, Ssal_v3.1, whole genome shotgun sequence contains the following:
- the srd5a1 gene encoding 3-oxo-5-alpha-steroid 4-dehydrogenase 1, which gives rise to MDSILSKLFASETEELYVLDCLAYFMIFMAACTFITLLFENVPYGRYATSRYGFPVNVKFAWFVQELPAFLVPLCLVLWTSAAKTTHLPNQLLLVMYFCHYVQRSLIYPFLIRGGKSTPFASFALAFVFCIYNGYMQVRYLSHYAEYSADWVTSPCFITGSVLWLVGWLVNLHSDHILRNLRKPGETGYKIPTGGLFEYVSGANFFGEITEWAGFALAAHSVHSASFSIFTLIVLASRAFAHHRWYLQKFEDYPKSRKALIPFVL